The following coding sequences lie in one Parafrankia discariae genomic window:
- a CDS encoding CoA transferase encodes MTRRPLAGLQIVECASFVAGPTGGMTLAQLGADVIRVDPIGGGSDYQRWPVAPTGESYYWTSLNKGKRSVAVDLRSGAGKELVAALITAPGPDRGVLVDNVVGRRWMSYDTLATRRPDLIHLRVQGYPDGRPAVDYTVNAEVGLPGITGREEGGAPVNHVLPAWDFITGLTVSTAVLAALRDRDRTGAGAFVELALSDVALSGVANLGWLSEAAARGTERPRHGNHVYGSFGVDFTCSDGNRVMVVALTEGQWAALCSVTKTGEVFAALETALDADLAHEADRYRLRETIAAVLRPWFAARDYQQVSNELDAARVLWGRYRGMSDVVAAHAANPIPLLAEVRLPAHEPSSGIVTGITARSPMRWDGEYGAPGEAPRLGQDTAPVLGEILGLTDAEIGRLIDTGVIAPPAGASGTTGRAGRAG; translated from the coding sequence ATGACCCGTCGGCCGCTCGCGGGACTGCAGATCGTGGAGTGCGCGAGCTTCGTCGCCGGCCCGACCGGCGGGATGACGCTCGCGCAGCTCGGGGCCGACGTGATCCGGGTCGACCCGATCGGCGGCGGCAGCGACTACCAGCGCTGGCCGGTGGCCCCGACCGGCGAGAGCTACTACTGGACGTCCCTCAACAAGGGAAAACGGTCCGTCGCGGTCGACCTGCGTTCCGGGGCGGGCAAGGAGCTGGTCGCCGCGCTGATCACCGCGCCGGGACCGGATCGCGGCGTCCTCGTCGACAACGTCGTCGGGCGGCGCTGGATGTCCTACGACACCCTGGCCACCCGCCGGCCCGATCTGATCCACCTCCGCGTCCAGGGCTATCCGGACGGGCGGCCCGCCGTCGACTACACGGTCAACGCCGAGGTCGGCCTGCCGGGCATCACCGGCCGGGAGGAGGGCGGCGCCCCGGTCAACCACGTGCTGCCGGCCTGGGACTTCATCACCGGGCTGACCGTGTCGACGGCGGTTCTCGCCGCGTTGCGCGACCGCGACCGCACCGGGGCCGGCGCGTTCGTCGAGCTGGCGCTGTCCGACGTCGCGCTCAGCGGCGTGGCGAACCTCGGCTGGCTGTCGGAGGCCGCCGCCCGCGGCACCGAGCGGCCCAGGCACGGCAACCACGTGTACGGCAGTTTCGGCGTCGACTTCACCTGCAGCGACGGCAACCGGGTGATGGTGGTGGCGCTCACCGAGGGCCAGTGGGCCGCGCTGTGCTCGGTGACCAAGACCGGCGAGGTGTTCGCCGCCCTGGAGACGGCGCTGGACGCCGACCTGGCCCACGAGGCCGACCGGTACCGGCTGCGGGAGACCATCGCCGCGGTGCTGCGTCCCTGGTTCGCCGCCCGGGACTACCAGCAGGTCAGCAACGAGCTCGACGCCGCCCGCGTGCTGTGGGGCCGCTACCGGGGCATGTCGGACGTCGTCGCCGCGCACGCCGCGAACCCGATCCCGCTGCTCGCGGAGGTCCGGCTGCCGGCGCACGAGCCGTCCTCGGGAATTGTCACGGGGATCACGGCGCGTTCACCGATGCGCTGGGACGGCGAGTACGGCGCGCCCGGCGAGGCGCCGCGCCTGGGCCAGGACACCGCGCCCGTCCTGGGCGAGATACTCGGCCTGACGGACGCCGAGATCGGCCGGCTGATCGACACCGGCGTGATCGCGCCCCCGGCCGGGGCGAGTGGGACGACGGGACGGGCGGGGCGGGCGGGATGA
- a CDS encoding cutinase family protein, with the protein MSSVGSWKRRVLALAVAATACTVGGGIVAGPAQAATCSDVEVVFARGSGELPGLGITGSPFVNAVKQNLPGKTVASYAVNYAADYAQTSAGPGATDMTRHVKATAAACPNTKFVLGGYSQGASVTDISIGIPTFLGIGETIPTDLAPRVAAVVVFGNPLALTAGKITTSSPLYGPKAKEYCNLGDPVCASGFNFFAHITYGFDGGAADGGKFAATKVLALK; encoded by the coding sequence ATGAGTTCTGTCGGTTCCTGGAAGCGCCGCGTCCTGGCGCTCGCCGTCGCCGCGACGGCCTGCACCGTCGGCGGTGGCATCGTGGCGGGGCCCGCGCAGGCGGCCACCTGCTCCGACGTGGAAGTCGTGTTCGCCCGGGGCAGCGGTGAGCTGCCCGGCCTGGGCATCACCGGCAGCCCGTTCGTCAACGCCGTGAAACAGAATCTGCCCGGTAAGACGGTCGCCTCGTACGCCGTGAACTACGCCGCGGACTACGCGCAGACGTCGGCCGGCCCCGGGGCCACCGACATGACCCGGCACGTGAAGGCCACCGCGGCCGCCTGCCCGAACACGAAGTTCGTGCTGGGCGGCTACTCGCAGGGCGCCAGCGTCACCGACATCTCGATCGGGATCCCGACGTTCCTCGGCATCGGCGAGACCATTCCGACCGACCTCGCCCCGCGGGTCGCGGCGGTGGTCGTCTTCGGCAACCCGCTGGCGCTTACCGCCGGAAAGATCACCACGTCGAGTCCGCTCTACGGCCCGAAGGCCAAGGAGTACTGCAACCTCGGCGACCCCGTGTGCGCCTCGGGGTTCAACTTCTTCGCGCACATCACGTACGGCTTTGACGGCGGCGCCGCCGACGGCGGGAAGTTCGCCGCGACGAAGGTCCTCGCGCTGAAGTAG
- a CDS encoding SDR family NAD(P)-dependent oxidoreductase gives MPRNSGRVEGKVAIVTGAGSTPGDGMGTGKASAVMLAREGASVLLVDLRPERAELTLKMIEDEGGKAKVFAADVTRADQCEAMVAAAVENFGTVDILVNNIGLASLGTVVDLSEEAWDRALDVNLRTVFLASKYTVPVMAAQGSGSIVNISSISALRGDGTIAYSAAKGAMLAMTVDMAYSHGRQGIRVNAIAPGHITTPMVNSVSGQDPRAGFRTRLRNEAGLLGTPGTGWDVGWAVAFLASDEARWITGITMPVDSGVLSITPLSMAQYLRAIPE, from the coding sequence ATGCCGAGGAACAGCGGACGGGTCGAGGGAAAGGTCGCCATCGTCACCGGTGCCGGCTCGACACCGGGCGACGGGATGGGCACCGGGAAGGCCAGCGCCGTGATGCTCGCCCGGGAGGGCGCGAGCGTGCTGCTCGTCGACCTGCGTCCCGAGCGCGCCGAACTGACCCTGAAGATGATCGAGGACGAGGGCGGCAAGGCGAAGGTGTTCGCCGCCGACGTCACCCGGGCGGACCAGTGCGAGGCGATGGTCGCGGCGGCCGTCGAGAACTTCGGCACCGTCGACATCCTCGTCAACAACATCGGGCTGGCCTCGCTGGGCACCGTCGTGGACCTCTCCGAGGAGGCCTGGGACCGTGCCCTCGACGTGAACCTGCGCACGGTCTTCCTGGCGTCCAAGTACACCGTGCCGGTGATGGCCGCGCAGGGCTCCGGCTCGATCGTCAACATCTCGTCGATCTCCGCGCTGCGCGGCGACGGCACGATCGCCTACTCGGCGGCCAAGGGCGCGATGCTCGCCATGACCGTCGACATGGCCTACTCGCACGGCCGGCAGGGGATCCGGGTCAACGCGATCGCGCCCGGGCACATCACCACCCCGATGGTGAACTCCGTCTCCGGGCAGGACCCACGGGCCGGGTTCCGCACGAGACTGCGCAACGAGGCCGGCCTGCTCGGCACCCCGGGCACCGGCTGGGACGTCGGCTGGGCGGTGGCCTTCCTCGCCTCCGACGAGGCGCGCTGGATCACCGGGATCACCATGCCGGTGGACTCCGGGGTTCTCAGCATCACGCCGCTGTCGATGGCGCAGTACCTGCGCGCCATCCCCGAGTAG
- a CDS encoding thiolase family protein, with protein sequence MTGTEHFERRVVLSGVGQSAVGRRLDRSGFQLTLDAVHAAIEDAGLRVDDIDGLAMFPGGGKANLPGYANGNLYEIQDALRLTTTWRQGQVEGMSLPFYGPAQAVATGQARHVVIWRTVKEGSAARNAGGRPAYGSIHPAAEGPLAWLLPVGALSPVCQVAPYATRYMHEYGVTREQLAWIPVTQRAHAALNPDAVYRDPLTVDDYLASRMISTPICLYDCDVPVDGATAIVVSAAETAPDLRAPVAVEAMAGVVDGRPSWEQWADMGRVGHATAAALWNRTSLRPADVDVAQLYDGFTIEAVWWLEAMGFCGVGEAGAFVEGGKRIALGGDLPLNTWGGQLSGGRLHASFGHTAEAIRQLRGEAGARQVVGAEVAAVTNVGGIEAGAALLTRWRG encoded by the coding sequence GTGACGGGCACCGAGCACTTCGAGCGGCGGGTCGTGCTCTCCGGCGTCGGCCAGTCGGCCGTCGGGCGGCGTCTCGACCGCTCCGGCTTCCAGCTGACCCTCGACGCCGTCCACGCGGCGATCGAGGACGCCGGGCTGCGGGTCGACGACATCGACGGCCTGGCCATGTTCCCCGGCGGTGGCAAAGCCAACCTGCCCGGCTACGCCAACGGCAACCTGTACGAGATCCAGGACGCGCTGCGCCTCACCACCACCTGGCGGCAGGGCCAGGTCGAGGGCATGAGCCTGCCCTTCTACGGCCCGGCACAGGCGGTCGCGACCGGCCAGGCCCGCCACGTGGTCATCTGGCGGACGGTGAAGGAGGGCAGCGCCGCGCGCAACGCCGGCGGCCGCCCCGCCTACGGGTCGATCCACCCGGCGGCCGAGGGTCCGCTGGCCTGGCTGCTGCCGGTCGGCGCGCTCTCCCCGGTGTGCCAGGTGGCCCCCTACGCCACCCGGTACATGCACGAGTACGGCGTCACCCGCGAGCAGCTCGCCTGGATCCCGGTGACCCAGCGCGCGCACGCCGCCCTCAACCCGGACGCCGTCTACCGCGACCCGCTGACCGTCGACGACTACCTGGCGTCACGCATGATCTCCACGCCGATCTGCCTGTACGACTGCGACGTTCCCGTCGACGGGGCCACCGCGATCGTCGTCTCGGCGGCGGAGACCGCCCCCGACCTGCGGGCACCGGTCGCCGTCGAGGCGATGGCCGGGGTCGTGGACGGACGTCCCTCGTGGGAGCAGTGGGCGGACATGGGCCGGGTCGGCCACGCCACCGCGGCGGCCCTGTGGAACCGGACCAGCCTGCGGCCGGCGGACGTCGACGTCGCCCAGCTCTACGACGGCTTCACCATCGAGGCCGTCTGGTGGCTGGAGGCGATGGGGTTCTGCGGCGTCGGCGAGGCCGGCGCGTTCGTCGAGGGTGGCAAGCGGATCGCGCTCGGCGGCGACCTGCCGCTCAACACCTGGGGCGGGCAGCTGTCCGGCGGGCGGCTGCACGCCTCCTTCGGGCATACCGCCGAGGCGATCCGCCAGCTCCGTGGCGAGGCCGGTGCGCGGCAGGTGGTCGGCGCGGAGGTCGCCGCGGTGACCAACGTGGGCGGGATCGAGGCGGGCGCGGCTCTCCTGACGCGCTGGCGCGGCTGA
- a CDS encoding SigE family RNA polymerase sigma factor: MLEREERAFEEFVARTSDRLVRCAVLLVGDRGAAEDLVQGALERTYRHWPRVSAGYPEAYVRRALVNAAASRWRRFRIREVPWGPDIEIGLPDQANLPDHADRLSVRDELVQALMTLPVRQRAVLVLRYLDDLPEAEVAAMLGCSVGSVKSQASRGLARLRAGAHLDDVQPAERRTP, translated from the coding sequence GTGCTGGAACGCGAGGAACGGGCGTTCGAGGAGTTCGTCGCACGCACGAGTGATCGACTGGTGCGCTGCGCCGTGCTGCTCGTCGGCGACCGGGGAGCGGCGGAGGACCTGGTCCAGGGGGCGCTGGAGCGCACCTACCGGCACTGGCCGCGGGTGTCCGCCGGGTACCCGGAGGCGTACGTGCGCCGGGCGCTGGTCAACGCGGCGGCCAGCCGGTGGCGCCGGTTCCGGATCCGTGAGGTGCCGTGGGGCCCGGACATCGAGATCGGCCTGCCGGACCAGGCCAACCTGCCGGACCACGCCGACCGGCTGTCGGTGCGCGACGAGCTCGTCCAAGCCCTGATGACCCTGCCGGTCCGGCAGCGCGCGGTGCTGGTCCTGCGCTACCTCGACGACCTGCCCGAGGCGGAGGTAGCGGCCATGCTCGGCTGCAGCGTCGGCTCGGTCAAGAGCCAGGCCTCACGCGGCCTCGCCCGGCTGCGGGCCGGCGCGCACCTCGACGACGTCCAGCCGGCGGAAAGGAGGACCCCGTGA
- a CDS encoding MaoC family dehydratase yields the protein MTIGSVAEGPYFDELAVGQRFRSAPGVTLTAGLADVHRSIVGGRLALALDTALCAEVTGAAALAPPNVVWDVAIGQSTVVTHHVKANLFYRGLVFRRAPEIGDTLRTSTEVVALRQNSVRAGRRPTGLAVLRITTVDQLDRPVLDFWRCAMLPLRDPERATGHRDDIDAIGTTGAGPGPAGLGAVVEGWDLGRFAAATEGAGFADLKVGQSWRVGGGDVVSSAPELARLTLNIAQVHHDVQAGGGRRLVYGGHTIGLAFAQVTRALPRLVTVTGWHGCDHVGPVYEGDTLRGDVTVEDLTPLATGGGLVSLRSRVRADGGSGGSGPGDNRPGDGGPSREPDRDVLDWRFVAVLP from the coding sequence ATGACGATCGGATCGGTCGCCGAGGGGCCGTACTTCGACGAGCTGGCCGTCGGGCAGCGGTTCCGCTCCGCGCCGGGGGTCACGCTGACCGCCGGCCTCGCGGACGTCCACCGCTCGATCGTCGGCGGCCGGCTCGCGCTGGCCCTCGACACGGCCCTGTGCGCCGAGGTGACCGGAGCCGCGGCGCTCGCCCCGCCGAACGTCGTCTGGGACGTCGCCATCGGGCAGTCCACGGTGGTCACCCATCACGTGAAGGCCAACCTGTTCTACCGCGGGCTGGTCTTCCGCCGGGCGCCCGAGATCGGGGACACCCTGCGGACGTCCACCGAGGTCGTGGCGCTGCGGCAGAACAGCGTGCGGGCCGGGCGCCGGCCGACCGGGCTGGCGGTGCTGCGCATCACCACCGTCGACCAGCTCGACCGGCCCGTCCTGGACTTCTGGCGGTGCGCGATGCTCCCGCTGCGCGACCCCGAGCGGGCCACCGGGCACCGCGACGACATCGACGCCATCGGGACGACCGGCGCCGGTCCCGGCCCGGCGGGGCTCGGGGCCGTCGTCGAGGGCTGGGACCTCGGGCGTTTCGCGGCCGCGACCGAGGGGGCGGGCTTCGCCGATCTCAAGGTCGGGCAGAGCTGGCGGGTCGGCGGCGGCGACGTCGTGTCCAGCGCGCCCGAGCTGGCCCGGCTCACCCTGAACATCGCCCAGGTGCACCACGACGTCCAGGCCGGCGGCGGGCGGCGGCTGGTCTACGGCGGCCACACCATCGGCCTCGCGTTCGCCCAGGTCACGCGGGCGCTGCCACGGCTGGTCACCGTCACCGGCTGGCACGGCTGTGACCATGTCGGGCCGGTGTACGAGGGCGACACCCTGCGCGGCGACGTCACGGTGGAGGACCTCACCCCGCTCGCCACGGGTGGCGGCCTGGTCAGCCTGCGCTCGCGGGTCCGCGCCGACGGCGGCTCCGGCGGCAGCGGCCCCGGCGACAACCGACCCGGCGACGGCGGCCCCTCCCGGGAACCCGACCGGGACGTCCTCGACTGGCGCTTCGTCGCGGTCCTGCCCTGA
- a CDS encoding ABC transporter substrate-binding protein, producing MRKSGVAGPLGLAVVIVAAALTACSTSGAGAGANGPCDSPGVTADQVKFGFVFSDTGTGSEALSSARLGVDARIGLVNEEGGVKGRHIIYDWRDDAASPSTNVRVTQALSSSTFGLVGVTSSSGGSLDALAKEGVPYIGLTQPSYAKYPNVFANVYDAAPETIGRYFLANGGTKVAMVSTGGATFTVDLAARYRSAFESIGLQVAPLIPFAASADSPARVAQQIADSGANALMGFTTVDDLAAIVQATRQANLALTSTVSTSGYDRGVLASAGPALSGVSFPVYFRPFEAGGPAIDRYRAAMARFAPQAVQPEEKFAMYGYIYADMFVRGLELAGDCPTREGFMNALRNVTDYDAGGLIEPTNLRTNPTTPLQCAAFVQVNPAGDAFRVVRERLCANGQGT from the coding sequence ATGCGCAAAAGTGGAGTGGCGGGACCTTTAGGTCTGGCGGTCGTGATCGTCGCGGCCGCGTTGACCGCCTGTTCCACGTCCGGGGCCGGCGCGGGGGCGAACGGCCCCTGCGACAGCCCCGGAGTCACGGCCGACCAGGTGAAGTTCGGCTTCGTCTTCTCCGACACGGGCACGGGCAGCGAGGCGCTCTCGTCGGCCCGGCTGGGAGTTGACGCCAGGATCGGGCTGGTCAACGAGGAGGGCGGGGTCAAGGGCCGCCACATCATCTACGACTGGCGGGACGACGCGGCCTCCCCGTCCACGAACGTGCGGGTGACCCAGGCGCTCAGCAGCTCCACCTTCGGCCTGGTGGGAGTGACCTCCTCCAGCGGCGGCTCCCTCGACGCCCTGGCCAAGGAGGGAGTCCCGTACATCGGTCTCACTCAGCCCTCCTACGCCAAGTACCCGAATGTCTTCGCGAACGTGTACGACGCGGCGCCGGAGACGATCGGCCGGTACTTCCTGGCCAACGGTGGGACGAAGGTCGCCATGGTGAGCACCGGGGGGGCGACGTTCACGGTGGATCTCGCCGCGCGGTACCGCAGCGCGTTCGAGTCCATCGGCCTGCAGGTGGCCCCGTTGATTCCCTTCGCGGCCAGCGCCGACAGCCCGGCGAGGGTGGCCCAGCAGATCGCCGACAGCGGCGCGAACGCGCTCATGGGCTTCACCACCGTGGACGACCTGGCCGCCATCGTGCAGGCCACCCGCCAGGCGAACCTGGCTCTCACCTCGACCGTCTCGACCAGCGGGTACGACCGCGGCGTGCTCGCCTCGGCAGGGCCGGCACTGAGCGGGGTCTCCTTTCCGGTCTATTTCCGCCCGTTCGAGGCGGGCGGGCCGGCCATCGACCGTTACCGTGCCGCGATGGCCCGTTTCGCGCCGCAGGCCGTCCAGCCCGAAGAGAAGTTCGCCATGTACGGCTACATCTACGCGGACATGTTCGTGCGTGGCCTTGAGCTGGCCGGCGACTGCCCGACCCGCGAGGGCTTCATGAACGCGCTGCGCAATGTGACCGACTACGACGCCGGCGGCCTCATCGAGCCGACCAACCTGCGCACCAACCCGACCACCCCGCTCCAGTGCGCCGCGTTCGTCCAGGTCAATCCGGCCGGTGACGCGTTCCGGGTGGTGCGCGAGCGGCTCTGCGCCAACGGCCAGGGGACCTGA
- a CDS encoding MFS transporter translates to MVASGVPNGASPSHGPGTGTGTGAPSHVSASAVVAVLAAVGVVVSLMQTLMVPLIPVLPKLLHTNAGDASWAITATLLTGAVANPVFGRLGDLFGKRRMLLLSGYILVAGCLVCALSDSLVPIVAGRALQGLGLAIIPLGISIMRDLLPSKRLIPAMALMSSSLGIGGALGLPIAAIVAQNFDWHVLFWGSAIATLILVGLVTIVVPESPVRGSGSFDLPGAVALSAGLVALLLAVSKGSTWGWGSGTTLGLLGGAVAVLLAWGRWETHTKAPLVDLRTSTRRPVLLTNLSSTVLGFAMYAMSLICPQIMQLPKATGHGLGQSLLATGLWMAPAGLMMMVVSPFAGRLITARGPKTALLSGTAVMTVGYVAALGLMGSPAGVMVIACSISAGVGLAYAAMPTLIMASVPASEGAAANGLNTLMRSIGTSTSSAVIGVVLANLTVSFGAAQVPSLTGLRVGFLIGAGAALAAFLVALAIPARKAPAPTVVVPDQRDPRARSTDAIEAAEAGGVTVPAGGPGIDRPATLTIHDH, encoded by the coding sequence ATGGTCGCCAGCGGAGTCCCGAACGGAGCGAGCCCGAGCCACGGCCCGGGCACCGGAACCGGGACGGGCGCGCCGTCGCACGTCAGCGCCAGCGCCGTCGTCGCCGTCCTGGCCGCGGTCGGCGTCGTGGTCTCGCTCATGCAGACGCTGATGGTGCCGCTGATCCCGGTACTGCCGAAGCTCCTGCACACCAACGCGGGCGACGCCTCCTGGGCCATCACGGCGACCCTGCTCACCGGGGCCGTCGCGAACCCGGTCTTCGGCCGGCTCGGCGACCTGTTCGGCAAGCGGCGCATGCTGCTGCTCTCCGGCTACATCCTCGTGGCCGGCTGCCTCGTCTGCGCCCTGAGCGACTCCCTGGTGCCGATCGTGGCCGGCCGGGCCCTGCAGGGCCTCGGGCTGGCGATCATCCCGCTGGGCATCAGCATCATGCGTGACCTGCTCCCGTCGAAGCGGCTGATCCCGGCCATGGCCCTGATGAGTTCGTCGCTCGGCATCGGCGGCGCGCTGGGCCTGCCGATCGCGGCGATCGTCGCGCAGAACTTCGACTGGCACGTGCTCTTCTGGGGCTCGGCCATCGCCACCCTGATCCTCGTGGGGCTGGTGACGATCGTGGTTCCCGAGTCCCCCGTCCGGGGCTCCGGCAGCTTCGACCTGCCCGGCGCGGTGGCCCTCTCCGCGGGCCTCGTCGCGCTGCTGCTCGCCGTGTCGAAGGGGAGCACCTGGGGCTGGGGCAGCGGCACCACCCTGGGGCTGCTCGGGGGCGCGGTCGCCGTCCTGCTGGCCTGGGGCCGCTGGGAGACCCACACGAAGGCCCCACTGGTCGACCTGCGCACCTCGACCCGGCGCCCGGTGCTCCTGACGAACCTGTCCTCCACCGTGCTGGGCTTCGCGATGTACGCGATGTCGCTGATCTGCCCGCAGATCATGCAGCTGCCGAAGGCCACCGGGCACGGCCTCGGCCAGTCACTGCTCGCCACCGGCCTGTGGATGGCGCCGGCCGGGCTGATGATGATGGTCGTCTCGCCCTTCGCCGGACGCCTGATCACGGCCCGCGGGCCGAAGACCGCCCTGCTCTCCGGCACGGCCGTGATGACCGTCGGCTACGTCGCCGCGCTCGGGCTGATGGGCAGCCCCGCGGGCGTCATGGTCATCGCCTGCTCGATCAGCGCCGGCGTGGGCCTCGCCTACGCGGCGATGCCGACCCTGATCATGGCCTCGGTACCCGCCTCCGAGGGCGCCGCCGCCAACGGCCTGAACACCCTGATGCGCTCCATCGGGACGTCGACGTCCAGCGCCGTGATCGGCGTCGTGCTGGCGAACCTGACCGTCTCCTTCGGGGCGGCGCAGGTCCCGTCGCTGACCGGCCTGCGGGTGGGCTTCCTGATCGGCGCCGGCGCGGCGCTGGCGGCCTTCCTGGTGGCTCTCGCCATCCCGGCCCGCAAGGCGCCGGCACCCACCGTCGTCGTTCCCGACCAGCGCGACCCGCGCGCCCGATCGACCGACGCCATCGAGGCCGCCGAGGCCGGGGGAGTCACCGTGCCCGCTGGTGGGCCCGGCATCGACAGACCCGCCACCCTCACCATCCACGATCATTAA
- a CDS encoding carboxylesterase/lipase family protein: MNLVRRLAAGHVQGDHVDGIAVFSGIPYAAPLDGPARFDAPRLAGRWTGVLDATRFSPSPPQTSWMGGAESLWHPGDGTDCLSVNVWTPDPTGRGLPVLVWFYGDAFMIGSASQPEYDGATLARGGVVVVSVNYRVGFEGFGWLPDAPLNRGLLDQLAALRWVQDNIAQFGGDPGNVTIMGQSAGGTSVAVLVAADEGRGLFGRAIAQSVAGDFLTQERARATSERIAAALGVRATAGDLAAVGPEAIHAVQGEEGRITPYAPVLGGELVPDLPWRRLRGEVDLVAGSTRDEYRLFVLGANDAGVDPAATAATVGLPPSAVGAYRAAHPELSDADLHALILSDAVFRMPSLWCVANHPGRAFCYEFAWQSPAFGGALGACHGIDNPLTFGNFVGTMSSMLLGNPVPAGVVDLSEQMRSAWISFAANGDPGWPVYRAGKAITRIWDVPSRLAADPQAVSRQIWEQAALARPGR; the protein is encoded by the coding sequence ATGAACCTTGTTAGGCGCCTGGCGGCCGGTCACGTCCAAGGCGACCATGTCGACGGCATCGCGGTATTCAGCGGGATCCCCTACGCGGCCCCGCTGGACGGCCCGGCCCGCTTCGACGCCCCCCGCTTAGCCGGGCGGTGGACGGGGGTCCTGGATGCCACCAGGTTCAGCCCCAGCCCGCCGCAGACCTCCTGGATGGGAGGCGCCGAGTCGCTGTGGCATCCCGGCGACGGCACCGACTGCCTGAGCGTGAACGTCTGGACGCCCGATCCCACCGGTCGCGGTCTGCCGGTCCTGGTGTGGTTCTACGGCGACGCCTTCATGATCGGTTCGGCCAGTCAGCCCGAGTACGACGGCGCGACGCTCGCCCGCGGGGGAGTGGTCGTGGTGTCCGTGAACTACCGGGTCGGCTTCGAGGGCTTCGGCTGGCTGCCCGACGCGCCGCTCAACCGCGGCCTGCTCGACCAGCTGGCCGCGCTGCGCTGGGTGCAGGACAACATCGCGCAGTTCGGCGGCGACCCGGGCAATGTGACGATCATGGGCCAGTCCGCGGGCGGCACCTCGGTGGCCGTGCTGGTGGCGGCGGACGAGGGGCGGGGACTGTTCGGCCGCGCGATCGCCCAGAGCGTCGCCGGTGACTTCCTCACCCAGGAGCGCGCCCGGGCCACCTCGGAGCGCATCGCCGCGGCCCTCGGGGTGCGCGCCACCGCCGGCGACCTGGCCGCCGTGGGCCCCGAGGCGATCCACGCCGTCCAGGGTGAGGAGGGCCGGATCACTCCGTACGCGCCGGTCCTGGGCGGGGAGCTCGTCCCCGACCTGCCGTGGCGCAGGCTGCGTGGCGAGGTCGACCTCGTGGCCGGGTCCACCCGCGACGAGTACCGGTTGTTCGTCCTCGGCGCCAACGACGCGGGTGTCGACCCGGCGGCGACCGCGGCCACCGTCGGGCTGCCGCCGTCGGCGGTCGGTGCCTACCGGGCGGCCCACCCGGAGCTGTCCGACGCCGACCTGCACGCGCTGATCCTGTCCGACGCGGTGTTCCGGATGCCGTCGCTGTGGTGTGTCGCCAACCATCCCGGCCGCGCCTTCTGCTACGAGTTCGCCTGGCAGAGCCCGGCCTTCGGCGGCGCGCTCGGCGCCTGCCACGGCATCGACAACCCGCTCACGTTCGGCAACTTCGTCGGGACGATGTCGTCGATGCTGCTGGGCAATCCCGTCCCGGCCGGGGTCGTCGACCTGTCGGAGCAGATGCGCTCGGCCTGGATCTCGTTCGCGGCGAACGGCGACCCGGGTTGGCCTGTCTACCGGGCCGGCAAGGCGATCACCCGTATCTGGGACGTGCCGTCCCGCCTCGCGGCCGATCCGCAGGCGGTGTCCCGCCAGATCTGGGAGCAGGCCGCCTTGGCGCGCCCCGGCCGCTGA
- a CDS encoding Zn-ribbon domain-containing OB-fold protein, producing MTEETEPFWAAAREGRLLVEHCPACGADSFPPYGACRVCRSRPVEFVEITERGRVYSFTVNHQRWLPGLEVPYAIVLVEFPGHPGVRVAGRLRGCPPQAAAIGLEVEVGFEPGPGGFAVPSFVAVPSAIAGPGSAAVDRTPEAGAGAGA from the coding sequence GTGACCGAGGAGACCGAACCGTTCTGGGCGGCGGCCCGGGAGGGCCGGCTGCTCGTCGAGCACTGCCCGGCCTGCGGGGCCGACTCCTTCCCGCCGTACGGTGCCTGCCGGGTGTGCCGGAGCCGTCCGGTGGAGTTCGTCGAGATCACCGAGCGGGGCCGGGTCTACAGCTTCACGGTGAACCACCAGCGCTGGCTGCCCGGGCTGGAGGTGCCCTACGCGATCGTCCTCGTCGAGTTCCCGGGCCATCCGGGTGTGCGGGTGGCCGGCCGGCTGCGCGGCTGCCCCCCGCAGGCCGCGGCGATCGGCCTGGAGGTCGAGGTCGGCTTCGAGCCGGGGCCCGGCGGCTTCGCCGTCCCCAGCTTCGTCGCCGTGCCCAGCGCCATCGCCGGTCCCGGCTCCGCCGCCGTCGACCGCACGCCTGAGGCCGGCGCCGGGGCGGGCGCGTGA